CGCGACGAGATCCTCGCTGCGATGAAGGATGTCCAGGTCAACGGTCTGCCGATCGCGCGTCACCTCAGCGGCGACGTGTACGAGGTGCGTGCCGACGGCCGCCAAGCCACCTACCGCGTCCTTTTCGCGGCTGAGGGAAAGAGCAGCCAGGTCCTCCTGGCGCTGTCGGCGTTCAGCAAGAAGACCCAACGCACACCGCCCGACGAGATCCGTCTCGCCCATCGGCGACTCACCGACTGGCGAGCGCGCGCCCGAACCGAATAACTCAAATCTGGGTTATGCTGAGGTCATGGCTCGCAAAGACGACCTCGACACGCTCATCGACGAGCTCGCAGCCGACGACCCCGACATCCATCTGCGCGTCGCCGCTGCCCTCCAGCGCCGCGAGCTCGCGCGCCAACTCGCCGACTGCCGACGCGCCGCCGGCCTTACCCAGGTCGCGATCGCCGAACGTATGGGAACGAGCCAGGGCCAGGTCACGCGTTTCGAGTCGGGCGCCGACACCAGACTGTCGACGGTC
Above is a window of Acidimicrobiia bacterium DNA encoding:
- a CDS encoding type II toxin-antitoxin system RelE/ParE family toxin, which translates into the protein MIAATEVRRRPNALSRLQSPPGLLALRRRRSRAASQRVSTLSSVAVKRRWRFYTTAAGRSPVRDFLTAARLSSDDRDEILAAMKDVQVNGLPIARHLSGDVYEVRADGRQATYRVLFAAEGKSSQVLLALSAFSKKTQRTPPDEIRLAHRRLTDWRARARTE
- a CDS encoding helix-turn-helix transcriptional regulator, whose amino-acid sequence is MARKDDLDTLIDELAADDPDIHLRVAAALQRRELARQLADCRRAAGLTQVAIAERMGTSQGQVTRFESGADTRLSTVARYAAALGVQIDWTITPARRTRRPVARATKTHHRAPARASRN